A window of the Paenibacillus woosongensis genome harbors these coding sequences:
- a CDS encoding ArsR/SmtB family transcription factor, with protein MIYIKDLMSGIDIFKALGSEIRIQILELLANNQSLNLNDLANKLNLSNGAITMHIRKLEESGLIEINTTVGKHGIQKICYLNKDKLMVDLRSKDVENLYEVEIQVGHYSDYQAVPTCGLATKDSIIGDFDDPRYFADPQRIDSEIIWLADGFLEYRIPNYLKPNQTFREIQFSMELSSEAPGFNDNYPSDIYFYINGIEIGYWTSPGDFGDARGTFNPDWWPPHLNQYGMLKLIRINHEGSFIDGCRISDVTIDQIKLDYKSELTFRIAVTDKPVNKRGLTIYGKHFGNYSQDLLARVLYDVHEVHEAEDKASSRPGKDSKHTNPTVQATAQE; from the coding sequence ATGATCTACATTAAAGATCTAATGAGCGGGATTGACATTTTCAAGGCTCTTGGCTCAGAGATTCGAATTCAAATCCTGGAGCTGCTGGCAAACAATCAATCCTTGAACCTGAACGATCTGGCTAACAAGCTCAATCTAAGCAATGGCGCCATCACGATGCATATTCGGAAGCTCGAGGAAAGCGGGCTTATTGAAATCAATACGACGGTAGGCAAGCACGGAATCCAGAAGATTTGTTACTTGAACAAAGACAAATTAATGGTTGATTTACGCAGTAAGGATGTCGAAAATTTATATGAGGTGGAAATCCAGGTAGGACATTACAGCGACTACCAGGCGGTTCCTACCTGTGGACTGGCGACGAAGGACAGCATTATCGGCGATTTTGACGACCCGCGCTATTTCGCGGATCCGCAGCGGATCGACTCGGAAATTATTTGGCTCGCTGACGGATTTCTGGAATACCGGATTCCTAACTATTTGAAGCCGAATCAGACGTTCCGCGAAATCCAGTTCTCCATGGAGCTGAGCTCGGAGGCGCCCGGCTTCAATGACAACTATCCGTCCGACATTTACTTCTATATCAATGGCATCGAAATCGGCTACTGGACAAGTCCGGGCGATTTCGGCGATGCCCGGGGAACCTTCAACCCCGACTGGTGGCCGCCTCATTTGAACCAGTACGGCATGCTTAAACTGATCCGTATCAACCACGAAGGCAGCTTCATTGACGGATGCCGGATTTCGGATGTCACCATCGATCAGATCAAACTGGATTACAAAAGCGAGCTGACCTTCAGAATCGCGGTTACCGATAAACCCGTGAACAAAAGAGGCTTAACGATCTACGGCAAGCATTTCGGCAACTATAGCCAAGATCTGCTCGCCCGGGTGCTCTATGATGTTCATGAGGTCCATGAGGCCGAGGATAAAGCATCCTCAAGACCCGGCAAGGATAGCAAGCACACAAACCCGACGGTGCAGGCTACAGCTCAGGAATAA
- a CDS encoding carbohydrate ABC transporter permease: MKTKSNLYRKEKIYGLLYVTPPVLGFLLFTLFPVAYSFYGSFTDWDGLGQMDFIGLSNFKDLFTDELFLKASFNTIFMMIGIPIGIVLALLIALGLNRGIPGTTTFRVIYYVPVISSLAAISIMWSWAFNGDYGLVNQFLELFGIKGPNWLMNKHTVKPALIMMTVWKGLGYTMLLYLAALQSVPRSYYEAAELDGANGFAAFRHITWPMVKPVTFFIVVTNIIGGSQIFTEINIMTSTGGPEYSSASVVFYIWQKAFNNLQMGYASSMAVVLGIFIFMVTLIQFKMNEKSSLDI; the protein is encoded by the coding sequence ATGAAAACCAAATCGAATCTCTATCGAAAAGAAAAAATATACGGGCTGCTGTATGTGACTCCCCCGGTTCTGGGCTTTTTGCTATTTACCTTGTTTCCTGTAGCGTATTCGTTCTACGGTTCGTTTACCGACTGGGACGGCCTGGGGCAGATGGATTTCATCGGCCTAAGCAATTTCAAGGATTTGTTTACGGATGAACTGTTTCTCAAGGCCAGCTTCAATACGATCTTCATGATGATCGGAATTCCGATCGGGATCGTGCTCGCCCTGTTGATTGCCCTCGGATTGAACCGGGGCATACCCGGAACGACGACGTTTCGCGTCATTTATTATGTTCCGGTCATTTCTTCGCTTGCCGCTATTTCGATTATGTGGAGCTGGGCTTTTAACGGCGATTATGGCCTAGTAAACCAATTCCTCGAATTGTTCGGCATTAAAGGGCCAAACTGGCTGATGAACAAGCATACGGTCAAACCAGCCCTAATCATGATGACCGTATGGAAAGGCCTTGGTTACACCATGCTCCTGTATTTGGCGGCATTGCAGAGCGTTCCCCGCTCCTATTATGAAGCGGCTGAACTGGATGGAGCCAACGGCTTCGCGGCCTTCCGCCATATCACTTGGCCGATGGTTAAGCCGGTGACCTTCTTTATCGTCGTGACAAACATTATCGGCGGATCGCAAATTTTCACGGAAATCAATATTATGACCTCTACGGGGGGGCCGGAATATTCATCGGCTTCCGTCGTGTTCTATATTTGGCAGAAGGCTTTCAACAACCTGCAAATGGGTTATGCCTCCTCCATGGCAGTCGTTCTGGGCATATTCATATTTATGGTGACCCTGATTCAATTCAAAATGAACGAGAAATCATCCCTTGATATTTGA
- a CDS encoding ABC transporter substrate-binding protein, translating to MVKNKSWFTLVSLILILSTVLAGCGGKGNGEAGAGNGNGNAGKSSETKELTFMYRGGTDEQKAYTEVVKKFEADHPGVKVKMVVTAADQYATKLKAAITGNKVPDVFYFESGDLKAYVNSGILMNLTPYLNNNDDIHLDNIWKYGVDLYRYDGDVAGQGDIYGMPKDVGPFALGYNKTMFEKEGIPLPDNDVPMTWDEFIEVNKKLTKDTNGDGKIDQYGTGFNVNWVLQSLVWSNGADWIDETKTKVTIDDPKFAEALQFFADMQNVHKITPSAEDAQTLDTYQRWMKGELAFFPVGPWDMSTYEGLPFEYDLMPYPAGSTGQSATWIGSLGIGVSEKTKYPEEAVALVNYLTASKEGMEMLVNAKVQIPNLIDMAEEWAADTSTKPANKQEFLDIVGEYGRVLPGHYTYNAEWYNLFFTDIQPVLDGKITAAEYVKQEQPKMQKLLDKAIEQEQKSKKK from the coding sequence GTGGTCAAGAACAAAAGTTGGTTTACGCTCGTTTCGCTCATTCTCATCCTCTCAACCGTGCTGGCAGGCTGTGGAGGCAAAGGGAACGGTGAAGCAGGGGCCGGTAATGGCAACGGGAATGCCGGCAAATCTTCAGAGACTAAAGAGCTGACATTTATGTACCGCGGAGGTACCGATGAGCAGAAGGCTTATACGGAAGTCGTCAAGAAATTTGAAGCGGATCATCCCGGCGTAAAAGTGAAAATGGTCGTTACCGCAGCAGATCAGTATGCCACGAAGCTGAAAGCGGCCATCACGGGAAATAAAGTGCCTGACGTGTTCTATTTTGAATCCGGCGATTTGAAAGCCTACGTGAACAGCGGAATTTTGATGAACCTTACGCCTTACCTGAATAATAACGATGATATTCATCTCGATAACATTTGGAAATACGGCGTTGATTTATACCGCTATGACGGCGATGTGGCGGGACAAGGCGATATCTACGGCATGCCGAAGGACGTTGGACCGTTCGCTTTAGGATATAACAAGACGATGTTCGAGAAGGAAGGCATCCCGCTGCCGGACAATGACGTCCCGATGACCTGGGATGAATTTATCGAAGTGAACAAGAAGCTGACCAAGGATACGAACGGAGACGGGAAAATCGATCAATACGGGACAGGCTTTAACGTAAACTGGGTATTGCAGTCATTAGTCTGGAGTAATGGTGCCGACTGGATTGACGAGACAAAAACCAAAGTCACGATCGATGATCCGAAATTTGCGGAAGCGCTGCAGTTCTTTGCAGACATGCAAAACGTCCATAAAATTACACCTTCCGCCGAGGATGCGCAAACATTGGATACCTACCAGCGCTGGATGAAAGGCGAGCTGGCCTTCTTCCCGGTAGGACCTTGGGATATGAGTACTTATGAAGGGCTCCCCTTCGAATATGATCTGATGCCTTACCCTGCAGGTTCGACAGGCCAGTCCGCTACTTGGATAGGTTCGCTTGGAATCGGAGTTTCAGAGAAGACGAAATACCCCGAAGAGGCGGTTGCTCTGGTCAACTATTTGACCGCATCGAAGGAAGGCATGGAAATGCTGGTTAACGCCAAAGTGCAAATTCCGAACCTGATCGATATGGCGGAGGAATGGGCTGCCGATACGTCAACGAAACCGGCCAACAAACAGGAGTTTCTGGACATCGTAGGAGAATACGGCAGAGTGCTGCCAGGCCACTACACTTACAATGCCGAATGGTACAACCTGTTCTTTACGGATATCCAGCCAGTCCTGGATGGCAAAATTACGGCTGCGGAATATGTGAAGCAGGAACAGCCGAAGATGCAAAAGCTGTTGGATAAAGCGATTGAACAGGAACAAAAATCGAAGAAAAAATAA
- a CDS encoding substrate-binding domain-containing protein, whose protein sequence is MKKIWIVYLLLIGFFLLYVLDYRSQSHLNEQWKTAGLRGEIDEKYVMVTFQMGIDYWKSSLKGFEDAAQALNVSVEYRGSTQRDVHEQITVLEQIIAKKPAGIAISAIHPADLTETIGKAVDAGIPVVLFDSDAPGSKAYSFLGTNNYSAGIKAAHQMAELTNGRGQVAVVTTPNQQNHQDRTDGFLATIQKDYPEMKVVSVKNGKGDQIYSRQSAEEILRDYPDIAGIFATEANGGIGVAEAVREIGGSQRPKIISFDTDKGTLDLVKSGDISATMAQGTWNMGYWSLQFLFSLGHDLNTAQIPGTPPVPEQVDTGITVVTRQNVDDYYAK, encoded by the coding sequence ATGAAAAAGATTTGGATCGTCTATTTGCTCCTGATCGGCTTTTTTCTGCTGTACGTACTGGACTACAGATCCCAAAGCCACTTGAACGAACAGTGGAAAACCGCAGGATTGCGTGGTGAAATCGATGAAAAATACGTGATGGTCACCTTTCAAATGGGGATCGATTACTGGAAAAGCAGCCTGAAGGGCTTCGAGGACGCTGCCCAGGCGCTGAATGTATCCGTCGAATACCGCGGCTCCACGCAGCGCGACGTCCATGAGCAGATTACGGTGCTGGAGCAAATTATCGCCAAGAAGCCGGCGGGCATTGCGATTTCGGCCATTCATCCCGCCGATTTGACGGAGACGATAGGCAAAGCGGTGGACGCGGGAATTCCCGTCGTCCTGTTCGACTCCGATGCGCCCGGAAGCAAAGCCTATTCCTTCCTCGGCACGAATAATTATTCCGCAGGCATTAAAGCTGCGCATCAAATGGCGGAGCTGACGAATGGCCGCGGCCAAGTCGCGGTCGTCACCACGCCCAACCAGCAGAACCATCAGGATAGAACCGACGGATTCCTGGCTACCATCCAGAAGGATTATCCCGAAATGAAGGTTGTCTCCGTGAAGAACGGCAAGGGGGATCAGATTTACTCCCGGCAGTCGGCCGAGGAAATATTGCGGGATTACCCGGATATCGCCGGTATTTTTGCGACGGAAGCGAACGGCGGCATCGGAGTTGCGGAGGCGGTACGGGAAATCGGCGGGAGCCAGCGGCCGAAAATTATCAGCTTCGATACCGACAAGGGCACGCTGGATCTCGTCAAAAGCGGGGATATCTCCGCAACGATGGCCCAGGGCACCTGGAATATGGGCTATTGGTCGCTGCAATTCCTTTTCTCGCTCGGACATGATCTGAACACCGCGCAAATTCCGGGTACGCCGCCCGTTCCCGAGCAGGTGGATACCGGAATCACGGTAGTGACGCGGCAAAACGTGGATGATTACTATGCGAAATAA
- a CDS encoding cache domain-containing sensor histidine kinase, translated as MRNKFTSAGVRHLSFNNLPIRYKLIIHFLLISILPSIGLGFLIHWTVDRVLDRQVTNNTLQLIGKVNESLETYVENLQNMTFLIAFNPDVQRFLEPDSKSGSAPALASEEDHYDIRKFLQGFTTLHSEVAGIMIVNSSGKYISNEMYARTESDLTRESWYQEAVRNKGIFKIVGHPNERNVTNHVHYKNSEVVSAVRAILDPDTQQVKGVVLIDLKLRVIAETAQDVRLGKTGYLTVIDSSGELIYAPPEPYIEHIPLDWLNKDSSGTYSHQADGRKLQFIYRVSPFTNWTTVGVFSTEDSISEIREIRFYVVSFVFVVCLLGMTASFYLAHSISRPIGQLMSFMQKAQSGDLTIRYWGDRSDEVGLLGRRFNEMLLQINRLISLTERQERQKREAELSSLQAHIKPHFLYNTLDTIHWMARRKDAVDIAEMAESLSKLFRIGLSKGNVIIPLSDEIEHIRSYLQIQHVRYQNKLDYELKVDPAVQDFSVLKLILQPIVENAIYHGIKERRGPGHIEVEAMEREGNLVITIRDNGKGMPEQQLLELRQAIEQAASSEEEPGSGQASIGNWANAPAGEAAKTAGETKGYGILNVQARLRLTFGDKYGLRLDSVLGEGTTVTVMHPLLRDNDFHNGVDR; from the coding sequence ATGCGAAATAAGTTTACGTCGGCGGGGGTGCGCCATTTGTCATTCAACAATTTACCGATCCGCTATAAGCTGATTATCCATTTTCTGCTCATCAGCATCCTTCCGTCTATTGGGCTCGGTTTCCTGATTCACTGGACCGTCGACCGCGTTCTGGATCGCCAGGTTACGAATAACACCCTGCAGCTGATCGGCAAGGTGAATGAATCTCTGGAGACATATGTAGAAAATTTGCAGAATATGACGTTCCTAATCGCTTTTAATCCGGATGTTCAGCGTTTCCTGGAACCTGATAGCAAGAGCGGATCAGCGCCGGCGCTCGCCTCCGAGGAGGATCATTACGATATCCGCAAATTTCTGCAGGGCTTTACGACTCTCCATTCCGAGGTAGCCGGCATTATGATCGTGAACAGCAGCGGCAAATATATCAGCAACGAAATGTATGCGCGGACGGAGAGCGACTTAACCCGCGAATCGTGGTATCAGGAGGCCGTGCGCAATAAGGGGATATTCAAGATCGTCGGCCATCCGAATGAGCGCAATGTCACCAATCATGTCCATTACAAAAACAGTGAAGTGGTGTCGGCTGTCCGAGCAATTCTCGACCCGGATACACAGCAGGTGAAAGGCGTCGTCCTCATCGATTTGAAGCTGAGAGTCATCGCAGAGACGGCACAGGACGTCCGGCTTGGCAAAACCGGTTACCTCACGGTGATCGATAGCAGCGGCGAACTCATCTACGCGCCTCCTGAACCGTACATCGAGCATATTCCGCTGGATTGGCTGAACAAAGACAGCTCGGGAACGTATTCCCATCAAGCCGACGGACGGAAGCTGCAGTTCATCTACCGGGTATCCCCGTTTACGAACTGGACGACGGTCGGCGTCTTCAGTACGGAGGACTCCATTTCGGAGATACGGGAAATCCGCTTCTATGTCGTCAGCTTCGTGTTCGTCGTCTGCCTGCTCGGCATGACAGCTTCCTTCTACCTGGCTCATTCGATCTCCAGGCCGATCGGGCAGCTGATGTCCTTCATGCAGAAGGCTCAGTCCGGCGACTTGACGATCCGCTACTGGGGCGACCGCTCGGATGAGGTGGGTCTCCTCGGCCGCCGCTTCAACGAAATGCTGCTGCAAATCAACCGGCTCATTTCCTTGACGGAACGGCAGGAGCGGCAAAAGCGCGAGGCCGAGCTCAGCAGCCTTCAGGCCCATATTAAGCCGCATTTTCTATACAACACGCTGGACACCATCCACTGGATGGCCCGCCGCAAGGATGCCGTGGATATCGCCGAAATGGCAGAATCACTGTCAAAGCTGTTCCGGATCGGGCTGAGCAAAGGCAATGTTATTATTCCATTATCCGATGAAATCGAGCATATTCGCAGCTATTTGCAAATCCAGCATGTCCGCTATCAGAACAAGCTGGATTATGAGCTGAAGGTCGATCCGGCCGTGCAGGATTTCAGTGTACTGAAGCTCATTCTTCAACCCATCGTAGAGAATGCGATTTATCACGGGATCAAAGAACGCCGGGGTCCGGGACATATTGAGGTGGAAGCGATGGAACGAGAAGGAAACCTGGTAATTACGATTCGCGACAACGGCAAAGGGATGCCGGAGCAGCAGCTGTTGGAGCTCCGCCAGGCGATTGAACAAGCAGCAAGCTCAGAGGAGGAGCCTGGCTCCGGTCAGGCTTCCATCGGGAACTGGGCCAACGCTCCAGCTGGAGAAGCCGCAAAAACGGCTGGAGAAACGAAGGGTTACGGCATCTTGAACGTGCAGGCCCGGCTGCGGCTTACCTTCGGCGATAAATACGGCCTTCGCCTAGACAGCGTTCTGGGCGAAGGAACAACGGTAACGGTAATGCACCCGCTGCTGCGGGACAATGATTTTCACAATGGAGTTGATCGCTGA
- a CDS encoding glycoside hydrolase family 43 protein codes for MMTNQEFKNPIVEQRADPWVYRHSDGYYYFTASVPEYDRIEVRRARTIQGLGEAQPVVAWRKYDTGPLSANIWAPEIHYIQGKWYIYFAAARTTETKDGLFDHRMYVLENSAVNPLEGTWVEKGQVRTRWESFALDATVFEHRGDLYYVWAQKDPEIDGNSNMYISKMSNPWTLTGEQTMISTPDYDWEIIGFKVNEGAAVLKRNGKIFISYSASATDHNYCMGLLCADENADLLDPQAWSKSPVPVFQTNEENGQYGPGHNSFTVTEDGRDVIVYHARNYKEITGDPLYDPNRHTRAQIFHWNEDGTPNFGEPLPDAQRTR; via the coding sequence ATGATGACGAATCAGGAATTCAAAAATCCAATTGTAGAGCAACGGGCAGATCCTTGGGTTTACCGGCATAGTGACGGCTATTATTACTTTACGGCTTCTGTTCCGGAGTACGATCGGATTGAGGTGCGCAGAGCCCGAACGATTCAAGGGCTTGGCGAGGCACAGCCCGTTGTGGCTTGGAGAAAATATGACACCGGGCCGCTTAGCGCCAACATTTGGGCTCCGGAAATTCATTATATTCAGGGGAAATGGTATATCTACTTCGCCGCTGCACGAACAACGGAGACGAAGGACGGCTTGTTCGATCACCGGATGTACGTTCTGGAGAACAGTGCAGTTAACCCGCTTGAAGGAACTTGGGTAGAGAAAGGGCAGGTTCGCACCCGCTGGGAATCTTTTGCCCTGGACGCAACCGTGTTCGAGCACCGGGGGGATCTGTACTATGTGTGGGCGCAGAAGGATCCTGAAATTGACGGCAACTCGAATATGTATATTTCCAAAATGAGCAATCCGTGGACGCTGACAGGAGAGCAGACGATGATCTCAACCCCGGATTATGACTGGGAGATCATTGGCTTCAAGGTGAATGAAGGAGCAGCGGTCTTAAAGCGCAACGGTAAAATATTCATCAGCTACTCGGCCAGCGCCACGGATCACAATTATTGCATGGGACTGTTGTGTGCAGACGAAAATGCCGATCTGCTAGATCCGCAAGCCTGGTCCAAATCTCCGGTTCCCGTCTTCCAGACGAATGAGGAGAACGGACAATATGGTCCGGGACATAACAGCTTTACGGTTACAGAGGACGGCCGGGACGTCATTGTCTATCATGCCCGCAATTACAAAGAGATTACAGGGGATCCGCTGTATGATCCAAACCGCCATACGCGCGCCCAAATCTTTCATTGGAATGAAGACGGAACGCCGAACTTCGGGGAACCGCTGCCGGATGCGCAACGAACTCGGTAA
- a CDS encoding arabinan endo-1,5-alpha-L-arabinosidase gives MSLWMILGAVGCTGKGTPHPIFPDSPDAVAMYDTSILHAEEKWTVNNAHDPGMIKTEDGYYIFSTDVKVGGEPRPGVMVRKSQDLIRWQWVGYALPGIPEEAGAWSGAVNLWAPDVVKHGDEYRLYYSASTFGSRQSMIGMATSKSIDGPWQDQGAVLKTRSEDVLNAIDPNIITDADGRMWMVYGSFFGGIHIIELDPETGKPGEEGFGTRLAARDPITEDGAVEGPYIIYNEKFNKYYLFVSYDSLFEDYNVRVARSDTITGPYVDYNGRQMTDTGFEPQYEVGTKILGGYKFGEDEGWIAPGHNSVLKDGDEYYIVHHARGEVDKHWSYLHIRKILWTEDGWPVVSPERYAGEQEQDIPEALIAGEWERIDIDPFIDGMIESDQLILHPKGKLEGSRGQGTWKFDGRRTVTLTWNDVAEGEGKSASVQLLPSWDWEKGGQTLVFTGLDERGVSIWGKQKAQPES, from the coding sequence ATGTCTCTATGGATGATTCTCGGGGCGGTTGGCTGCACGGGAAAAGGAACGCCCCATCCGATATTTCCCGATTCGCCAGACGCAGTGGCGATGTACGATACGTCAATTCTTCATGCAGAAGAGAAGTGGACGGTCAATAATGCCCACGATCCCGGCATGATCAAGACGGAAGACGGCTATTATATCTTTTCCACGGACGTCAAAGTCGGCGGAGAGCCGCGGCCGGGAGTCATGGTGCGCAAATCCCAGGATCTTATCCGCTGGCAATGGGTCGGCTATGCGCTGCCGGGTATTCCGGAAGAGGCTGGGGCTTGGAGCGGGGCAGTCAATTTGTGGGCTCCCGATGTCGTGAAGCATGGGGACGAGTACCGGCTCTACTATTCGGCTTCCACGTTTGGCAGCAGGCAGTCTATGATCGGCATGGCAACTTCCAAGTCCATCGATGGCCCGTGGCAGGATCAGGGAGCTGTGCTTAAGACGAGAAGCGAGGATGTGCTGAATGCCATCGATCCTAACATTATTACGGATGCCGATGGGCGGATGTGGATGGTGTACGGTTCTTTTTTTGGCGGAATTCATATTATTGAACTTGATCCGGAGACAGGGAAGCCTGGCGAGGAAGGATTCGGCACTAGATTAGCTGCACGCGATCCTATTACGGAGGACGGGGCAGTTGAAGGGCCTTATATCATCTATAACGAGAAATTCAACAAATATTATTTGTTCGTATCCTATGATTCCTTATTCGAGGATTATAACGTGCGTGTGGCTCGTTCAGACACGATTACCGGGCCTTATGTGGACTATAACGGGCGGCAAATGACCGATACCGGATTCGAGCCGCAGTATGAGGTTGGCACTAAAATTCTCGGCGGCTATAAGTTCGGCGAAGACGAGGGCTGGATAGCGCCGGGCCACAATTCCGTTCTCAAGGATGGAGACGAATATTATATCGTACATCATGCCCGCGGAGAGGTAGATAAGCATTGGTCATATCTTCATATCCGCAAAATACTTTGGACGGAGGACGGGTGGCCCGTCGTATCGCCGGAGAGATATGCCGGAGAGCAGGAGCAGGACATACCGGAGGCACTGATCGCCGGGGAATGGGAACGGATTGATATCGATCCGTTTATCGACGGAATGATCGAGTCGGATCAGCTTATCCTTCACCCCAAAGGGAAGCTGGAAGGCAGCCGGGGACAAGGGACCTGGAAATTCGATGGACGGAGAACGGTGACTTTGACATGGAACGATGTTGCCGAAGGCGAGGGGAAAAGCGCGAGTGTGCAGCTGCTTCCTTCATGGGATTGGGAAAAAGGGGGGCAAACCCTCGTATTTACCGGATTGGATGAGCGTGGAGTTTCAATCTGGGGCAAGCAAAAGGCCCAACCAGAGAGCTGA
- a CDS encoding carbohydrate ABC transporter permease produces MSHSTRIKLTNTIIFIILAIGAVFMIAPLLWMLSTSIKQKLDVFALPPVWIPSHPQWGKYLEIWEAGPLLSGIQNSVIIAVSVTVVGTFSSSLAAFSFAKLRFPGKNQIFLMLLSAMMIPYPAVMIPQFMMFSKIGWIDTLLPLIVPGLFGNIIMIFFLRQYLISVPNEIIEAAKIDGSSYFRLFSAITFPLIKPAVAAQLILWFMGIWNDYLAPIIYLNSPEKMTLQLVIANFNATYAIQTDYPLIMAASVIALLPVLIIFLVFQKQIIESVAISGVKG; encoded by the coding sequence ATGTCTCATTCGACTAGAATCAAACTGACAAATACGATCATCTTCATCATACTGGCGATCGGGGCCGTTTTTATGATTGCGCCCCTGCTATGGATGCTATCTACTTCGATCAAACAAAAATTGGACGTATTTGCTTTGCCTCCGGTGTGGATCCCTAGCCATCCGCAATGGGGCAAGTATTTGGAAATATGGGAAGCCGGTCCGCTGCTTAGCGGAATCCAGAACAGTGTCATTATCGCGGTCTCGGTTACGGTCGTAGGTACGTTTAGTTCCAGCCTGGCCGCATTTTCGTTCGCGAAGCTCAGATTTCCCGGCAAAAACCAAATTTTTCTCATGCTGCTGTCGGCGATGATGATCCCTTATCCCGCAGTCATGATTCCGCAATTTATGATGTTCTCTAAAATCGGCTGGATCGATACGCTGCTGCCGCTCATCGTTCCTGGCTTATTCGGCAATATTATTATGATTTTCTTCCTGCGGCAGTATTTGATCAGCGTTCCGAACGAGATTATTGAAGCGGCAAAAATCGATGGAAGCTCTTATTTCCGGCTTTTCTCGGCCATAACATTTCCATTAATCAAACCTGCTGTGGCTGCTCAGCTGATCCTGTGGTTCATGGGCATATGGAATGATTATCTGGCACCGATCATTTATTTGAATTCGCCGGAAAAAATGACGCTCCAGCTCGTCATAGCGAACTTTAATGCAACGTACGCGATCCAGACGGACTATCCGCTGATCATGGCGGCTTCCGTGATCGCTCTCCTGCCGGTGCTGATCATTTTCCTTGTGTTCCAGAAGCAAATTATCGAGTCTGTCGCTATTTCTGGAGTGAAAGGATAA